The stretch of DNA TTCTGTAAATAGCGTCCGTTTTGTTGTATTAATATTAATACAGGCTTTATTATTTAATAACATTAACTTTTTGGGTTATATAAACCCTTATCCATACATTTTATTTATTGCTTTTTTTCCAGTAAAAAGTAACCGTGTTATGATCATTTTATCAGGCTTCCTGTTAGGGTTAATTACTGATATGTTTTTAGATTCTGGAGGCATTCATGCAGCAGCTTGTGTATTTATTGCCTATGTAAGACCTGTTATATTGAAATTTTCTTTTGGAACGATGTACGAACACCATCATATAAGATTCGGTGCTGTAGACTTTGGTTCTAAACTTACTTATATTATAGTACTTGTTATATTACACCATAGTATTTTGTTTTCATTAGAAATATTTAACTTATCGAAAATAATTTTAATACTTAAAAAAACGTTATTCTCAAGTATATTTACTATTTTATTAAGTACTATAATAACTATTATTTTTAGTCGAAATCCCAAATGAGACAACTCTTACTTTTCGTTTCTATAATACTTGTAGGTCTTTTATTTATATTCAGACTCTTTTACCTTCAGGTATATACTTCAAATGAGCATAATTTATTTGATGATAATGCTATTAGAAAAGTATATGATTATCCCAAGCGAGGGTTTATTTACGATAGAAATAACCAACTTTTAGTAGCCAATCAACCATCGTATGATGTTATGGTTATTCCACGTGAAGTAGAACCATTGGATACTCTTGAGTTTTGTTCATTATTAAAAATTGATAAAGAACAGTTTATAAAAACTTATAATAGAGCAAGACGCTACTCTCCCAGATTACCTTCCGTTTTTGTATCTCATTTATCAAAAGAAGATTATGCCGCTTTGCAGGAAAAAATGCGAAAGTTTGAAGGATTTTATATTCAAAAAAGATCACTCAGACATTACCAAACTACTATTGGTGCTAATGTTTTAGGGGATATAGGAGAGGTAAACACCAGCGATTTAAAAAAAGATTCCTATTACAGAATGGGAGATTTAAAGGGAAAACAAGGGGTTGAAGCATCTTACGAAGACATACTTCGGGGTGTAAAAGGCATTAAGTTTATCCAAAAAGATAGATTTAATAGAAATATTGGTCCCTATAAAGAAGGTACGTTTGATACCATCCCAGAACAAGGAAAAGATATTACGATTACTATTGATGCAAAACTGCAAGAATACGGCGAACTACTCATGCAAAATAAACGTGGTGGCGTTATTGCTATTGAACCAGCTTCGGGAGAAATATTAGCTATGATAGCAGCTCCGACCTACGACCCTAATCTTTTAGTAGGAAGAGAACGCTCTAAAAATTTCACTACACTTTTCAATGATTCTATAGCAAAACCTTTATTTAATAGAAGTTTACAAGGTGTTTACGAACCCGGTTCACCTTTTAAATTAATGAATGCCTTAATTGGTTTACAGGAAGGCGTTATAACGCCTCATGAAACTGTTACCTGTTATGCCGGATATAAATATGGTAATCGTTTTATGAAATGCCACTGCTATATTGGTAAGCGTAATAATTTGATTTCAGGAATACAAGAATCTTGCAATGCTTATTTTGCAACTACTTATAGAAAAATTTTAGATAAAAGCGGTAATTCTTCAACAGGCATTGACATCTGGAGCAAGCATGCTAAAAGTTTTGGTTTAGGTAATTTTTTAAACAATGATCTATATGTTGGACAAAAAGGTAGAATTCCAGACAGAAACTACTACAAACATATATATCCTAAAACTTTTTATTCAACTTACACCATATCCAATGCTATCGGACAAGGTGAAGTAGCCACCACCCCCATTCAGTTGGCCAATATGATTGCTGCCATAGCGAATAGAGGCTATTACTACACGCCACATATTATTAAATCTATTGAAGGCAAAACACTACCCGAACAGTTTACAAAAACTAGGTATACAACCATTGATAAAACCCATTTTGAACCAGTAATAGAAGGCATGCTACAAGTTTATAAAAAAGGGACTGCCGCATTTTTACAAGTAAAAGATATAGACATCTGTGGCAAAACTGGAACTGTAGAGAATTTTGCTATTATAGATAGTTTAAAAACACAACTTACAGATCATTCTATTTTCGTTGCTTTTGCGCCTAAAAATGATCCTAAAATAGCTATTGCTGTTTTTGTTGAAAATGGTTATTGGGGAAGCCGGTTCGCAGGTAAAATAGCTAGCTTAATGATTGAAAAACATATTAAAGGCGCCATTACCAGAAAAGATCTTGAAGAGTGGATTTTAAGACATAGTTTAGAAAACGAATACGCTAAACCATATTCTGGAGAACCTTTTAGAATAAATGAATATACTAAGTTACAGCTTGTTGACGACTCTGAATATAAACGACTTAAGCGGCGATTAAAAACTTCACAAAACCTATAAATGAATGGTTAGGGAAACTAACAAACATTATAAATTTGATTGGATTACCATTATCCTCTTTTTGTTACTGGTCGGATTTGGTTGGTTAAATATACTATCGGCTTCTCATACAGGAGGTGATATAGACTATTTTACTTTCTCACAACCTTATGGCAAGCAATCCATATTTATACTACTCACTTTTTGTATCATTATAGTTATTTTAGGTATTGAAGCCAAATTTTATGAGCGCTTTTCAAGTATTATATATATAGTATCTATGCTATCCCTTATTGGGCTTTTTATCTTCGGAAAAAATGTAAACGGTGCTACATCATGGTATGCCATTGGCTCTATGACACTTCAACCTAGCGAATTTGCGAAAACAGCCACTGCACTCGCTGTAGCAAAACAGATCAGTGATTTAAATACGAACATTAACAGTTTTAAAGATCAAATTCAAACCTTTATAATTATTATTATTCCGGCTCTTTTGGTTTTATTACAAAATGACACTGGCAGTACCATTGTTTATGGTGCTTTCTTTTTTGTTTTGTATAGAGAAGGATTACCAAAGTATTACCTCTCTATAGGCGTGTCCGTTATCATACTATCCGTTTTGGCTTTAAAATTTGGCCCTTTAACAACCTCAGTAATTGCTTCTATTTTTATTTTAGGTTATTATTTTTTAAACAGAAAAAAGTTTACATTATTTCAATCTTTATTTATGTTATTACTTTCCATAGGACTGTCTTATGGAATAAAATTGTTTTATGACAGCATTTTAAAACCTCACCAACAAGACAGAATAAGTTTATGGTTGCGGTTAGAAAAAGACCCTGTTAAGCTAGAAGCAATGAAAAAAACTTTTGCCTATAACTTAAACGAATCTGAAAAAGCAATTAGTTCAGGTGGTTTTAACGGCAGAGGTTTTATGGAAGGTACCAGAACGACTGGGAAGTTTGTGCCTGAACAACATACCGATTATATTTTTAGCACTGTTGGGGAAGAATGGGGATTCTTAGGCAGTTCCTTTGTGGTTATCGTGTTTATTTTACTCTTATTGCGTATTCTCCACTTAGCAGAATTACAAAAATCGCAATTTAGTAGGGTGTATGGTTATGGTGTAGCTTCTATTATATTTATTCATTTTTTAATCAATATTGGCATGGTCATGGGGTTAATTCCAACTATAGGGATTCCGCTAC from Flavivirga spongiicola encodes:
- the rodA gene encoding rod shape-determining protein RodA codes for the protein MVRETNKHYKFDWITIILFLLLVGFGWLNILSASHTGGDIDYFTFSQPYGKQSIFILLTFCIIIVILGIEAKFYERFSSIIYIVSMLSLIGLFIFGKNVNGATSWYAIGSMTLQPSEFAKTATALAVAKQISDLNTNINSFKDQIQTFIIIIIPALLVLLQNDTGSTIVYGAFFFVLYREGLPKYYLSIGVSVIILSVLALKFGPLTTSVIASIFILGYYFLNRKKFTLFQSLFMLLLSIGLSYGIKLFYDSILKPHQQDRISLWLRLEKDPVKLEAMKKTFAYNLNESEKAISSGGFNGRGFMEGTRTTGKFVPEQHTDYIFSTVGEEWGFLGSSFVVIVFILLLLRILHLAELQKSQFSRVYGYGVASIIFIHFLINIGMVMGLIPTIGIPLPLFSYGGSGLWAFTILIFIFIKLDSNKINEW
- the mreD gene encoding rod shape-determining protein MreD; this translates as MNNLLSVNSVRFVVLILIQALLFNNINFLGYINPYPYILFIAFFPVKSNRVMIILSGFLLGLITDMFLDSGGIHAAACVFIAYVRPVILKFSFGTMYEHHHIRFGAVDFGSKLTYIIVLVILHHSILFSLEIFNLSKIILILKKTLFSSIFTILLSTIITIIFSRNPK
- the mrdA gene encoding penicillin-binding protein 2 — its product is MRQLLLFVSIILVGLLFIFRLFYLQVYTSNEHNLFDDNAIRKVYDYPKRGFIYDRNNQLLVANQPSYDVMVIPREVEPLDTLEFCSLLKIDKEQFIKTYNRARRYSPRLPSVFVSHLSKEDYAALQEKMRKFEGFYIQKRSLRHYQTTIGANVLGDIGEVNTSDLKKDSYYRMGDLKGKQGVEASYEDILRGVKGIKFIQKDRFNRNIGPYKEGTFDTIPEQGKDITITIDAKLQEYGELLMQNKRGGVIAIEPASGEILAMIAAPTYDPNLLVGRERSKNFTTLFNDSIAKPLFNRSLQGVYEPGSPFKLMNALIGLQEGVITPHETVTCYAGYKYGNRFMKCHCYIGKRNNLISGIQESCNAYFATTYRKILDKSGNSSTGIDIWSKHAKSFGLGNFLNNDLYVGQKGRIPDRNYYKHIYPKTFYSTYTISNAIGQGEVATTPIQLANMIAAIANRGYYYTPHIIKSIEGKTLPEQFTKTRYTTIDKTHFEPVIEGMLQVYKKGTAAFLQVKDIDICGKTGTVENFAIIDSLKTQLTDHSIFVAFAPKNDPKIAIAVFVENGYWGSRFAGKIASLMIEKHIKGAITRKDLEEWILRHSLENEYAKPYSGEPFRINEYTKLQLVDDSEYKRLKRRLKTSQNL